The window GGGTGAACATTACAAATATCATTGATCATGCCAGAAAAATTGAAGGTGTAAGTATCGTAACAGAAATGGTAGAGGGTGTTGACAAGGGAGATCTGAGAAAAATTGTGGACCTGTTGAAGAAAAGCCTGCGTTCAGTAGCAATAGTTTTGGGGACTGTTGATGATGGGCGTGTAACTATGGTGACAGCTTTCAGCAATGATCTGGTTAAATCGGGTCTCCATGCAGGTAATCTCGCGAAAGAAATTGCGGAAATTGTTGGCGGCGGGGGCGGTGGAAGAGCTGATATGGCTCAAGCCGGTGGCAGATTCCCAAAAAAGGTAGATGAAGCTTTTGATTTTGCTTTCACGTTTTTACGCAATGCAATTAAAGAAAACCGATGAACGTTATATTGTTTTTTGCTTGACAAGAATAAGTGACAAATATACAATATGCCTTTCCATGTGAGACACATGTAACTTTCTAATATTTAAAGGGATAGGTAAACAAAGGGAAGAATAAGAAAGTAACGGGAGGCTCAGTAATTATGGAGATGATTCCTAATAATTTCCCTTTCTTTCTTTTTCTTCCCTTTTTATTTATTGACCCTGATTATCGAGTTATACAAAAATGCCAAATCCGAAAAGGAAACATTCAAGTTCAAGAACGAGAAAAAGGCGTGCACATGATGCACTGACGCCTCCGAATATTCCGAACTTTGAATCTTCAAAAAAAGCTTCAGGTTTTCAAACAAACAAGTTTATTTGTCCGAATTGCAAACAGATAAAATTGCCACATACAGTCTGCCATAACTGTGGCCATTACCGCGGTCGTCAAGTGATTGCTGTAGAGAGAGTTTGATCATGCGTATTGCTGTTGATGCCATGGGTGGTGATGCGGCTCCTTCCGCGATTGTACAGGGGGCTGTAAATGCTGCCAATAAATTTTCTGATCATGAGATTATACTCGTAGGTGATAGTGACCAGATCCGTGATGAGCTAAGCAAGGCCAATTCATCTTCAAGCAATGTTTCCATTGTACATGCTTCGCAGGTGGTCGGGATGAATGAATCTGCAACCGTTGCTTTACGGAAAAAGAGTGATTCTTCAATAACGAGAAGCGTTGAACTCGTAGCTAAAAAGAAGGCAGACGCAATAGTGAGTGCGGGTAACACCGGTGCGACAGTAGCAACAGCAGCTTTGCTTCTTGGCACCCTTGAAGGGGTAAAGCGTCCTGGAATAGCTGTTTCAATTCCAACCCTTCACGGCGTATGTCTTGTAATTGATGCTGGTGCAAACATTAAATGCAAACCAGTGCATTTTTTACAGAATGCAATAATGGCTTCGGTCTTTTGCAAATATATTTTAAATATTGAAAAACCAAAGGTCGGCCTCCTGAATATTGGCGAGGAGGATGCAAAAGGCAATGATCTCGTTAAAGAGGCCTATACGCTGCTTTCGAATTCTCATTTGAATTTTATTGGGAATGCCGAAGGCCGCGATGTTTTTGATGGTAATTTTGATATAGTGGTTTGCGAAGGCTTTATCGGTAATGTCTTGTTGAAATTCGCCGAAGGTCTCTCTATTAGTCTGTTATCTGCTCT is drawn from Candidatus Scalindua sp. and contains these coding sequences:
- the rpmF gene encoding 50S ribosomal protein L32 encodes the protein MPNPKRKHSSSRTRKRRAHDALTPPNIPNFESSKKASGFQTNKFICPNCKQIKLPHTVCHNCGHYRGRQVIAVERV
- the plsX gene encoding phosphate acyltransferase PlsX; protein product: MRIAVDAMGGDAAPSAIVQGAVNAANKFSDHEIILVGDSDQIRDELSKANSSSSNVSIVHASQVVGMNESATVALRKKSDSSITRSVELVAKKKADAIVSAGNTGATVATAALLLGTLEGVKRPGIAVSIPTLHGVCLVIDAGANIKCKPVHFLQNAIMASVFCKYILNIEKPKVGLLNIGEEDAKGNDLVKEAYTLLSNSHLNFIGNAEGRDVFDGNFDIVVCEGFIGNVLLKFAEGLSISLLSALVSEAKKRLLSKFGVWLCKPALKHLISSMDYSEYGGVPLLGIDGICIIAHGRSDSKAIQNAIRETIRFGKYQVNKHIISELDSSGSSLITAS